In the genome of Paenibacillus pabuli, the window TCCTTCAACAGCCACTTCATCCGGCAAAATATTGCGAATCATCAAATCAGTTCCTTTGATCTCCAGCTGACCCTGTGAGAGAGCCAGAACGATGCGGTCCGGTGTAAAATGAATGACACCACGATGATTCTCTATATACAATTGCTTTGTGCCGATCAGGGTTAACCGTGGCATATCGTAAAGCACGTCCTGCGGCAGATCCAGAACTTCACTGGTCCATCTGCGCAGCTTGCGGCTGATCCGGGTCATTCGAAGGTCTTCCCCCTTCCTCTACAGTTCAACTTATGCGCAGATTCCTGAAATTATGAAAACTACGGACCGTGTTAGATGTGAAAATAAAAAGAGGCCAGACAGAAAAAAGCCGTCGTCTGGATTTATGCTCACCAGAGACGGCTTTCAACTTATTAAGACAGTATGAAGTTACAATTTTCCTCGTGTCCCAAACGGCTGTTTGGAGCGCGGGGAACCGAGCACTTCTGCCCACAACACCCCAGTACGAATGTCTTCCCGGTGAAGCTGGGATGCTCCAGACTCGCTAGATGACGTATCATCCGAGCTAGAGTTAGACACAACCGGCGTATTTTGATTAGAAATACGATCCAATCGCTCACGAATTTCACGTTGTCGTTGCTCCATCACTTTCATTTGTTCTTCAAGGGAGTTTTCCATTCCCCCCAGTGAACTCTGTCCTCCAAAATCGTCATGAACGGGACGTGCAGATGTCGTCGCCGGATCCGAATAGGGTTGATCATATCGATCATCGTACTGATCATCATCATACCGATCATCGTACCGTTCGTCATACTGCTCATCATAGCGGGGATTGGTGGGACCCGATGACTGCTGCGGTGCGGTATTCCCCCGCGAACGATCAGTCTGGTCCGAATCACCGCCCCCTCCAAACGTTGGCATCCCGTTACTTGGACGCTTTTTGTTCGGATCAGCCGACTTGGCTGCTTTTCCAAGGAAGGAAAAGAGTGCAAAAGCAACGACTGCTACAATATACAGATTGTTAAAAATCCATTCAAATAGGCCCATATGCACTCACCGCCTATCTTCCGTTTTTGGAATCACCCTGATCGTTGGAATTAGAACCTTCACCAGGTTTTCCCAATGTGTTGCGCATTTGAGTATCCGCTTCAATGTTTTTCAGGTTCATGTAATCCATGACACCAATCTTACCACTGCGAAGTGCTTCGGACATAGCCAAAGGTACTTGAGATTCGGATTCCACCACACGTGCTCTCATTTCCACTACGCGTGCTTTCATCTCTTGCTCTTGAGCTACGGCCATTGCGCGACGTTCTTCCGCTTTCGCCTGTGCGATGCGTTTATCGGCCTCAGCTTGCTCCGTTTGCAGGAATGCACCAATGTTCTTACCTACATCCACGTCCGCGATATCAATAGACAGAATTTCAAAAGCGGTACCTGCATCCAAACCTTTGGACAATACGGTACGAGAGATCAGATCCGGATTTTCCAGGACGTCTTTATGGGAATTCGAGGAACCGTTCGTACTTACAATACCTTCACCGACACGGGCAATAATCGTTTCTTCACCAGCACCACCGACGAGGCGGTCAATATTGGCACGAACCGTAACACGCGCTCTTACTTTAACTTCGATACCATCTTTGGCAACCGCAGAAACAATCGGCGTTTCAATAACACGCGGGTTTACACTCATTTGTACGGCTTGCAATACGTCACGACCCGCAAGATCGATCGCAGCTGCGCGTTCAAATTCGAGAGGAATGTTCGCACGTTGTGCAGCAATCAGGGCGTTGACAACCCGGTCAACGTTACCACCTGCCAGGAAGTGACTTTCCAACTGGTTAATGTTCAAACCAAGACCTGCCTTGGTTGCTTTGATTAGCGGATTAACAATCCGGCTAGGTGTTACACGTCTCAATCTCATCGCGACCAGTGTAATAATACCGATTCGTACTCCGGATGCAATCGCTGAGATCCAGAGCATTACCGGGAAAAAGCTGAAGAATACGCTCAGAACGATAATCGCAACTACCGCAACGAGCAAAACCGTAATCAAGGTTGGTTCCATAGTCAAAACTCCTCCATTTGCCTTTTAATTTTTTCATAAAACATGATAAAACAGTGTGCAGCTTCGCTGCTGTGCATTGATTTACACCACTCCGCTGGCAGCCTCAGCATAATGGTTATGTACATTGCCGAAGCTCTAATAAAGCCCCGGCAACAGAGCGGACTACACCGGTAACGCTTGTTGAACGACGATCCGGGTACCTTCCGCTTTAATCACAATAATCGGCGTATCAATTGGAATGAAATCTCCATCCGACACCACATCAACGCGTTCTCCATTAAACATCGCTGTACCCGAAGGACGAAGTGGAGTCAGACTAATACCCTCCAGACCGATCAACTCTTTGCGTTCTGTCGCCGAAGAGTATCCACGATCAGTAGAGAGCCTATCACTTAATATGAATCGATTCCATATTCCGCGATCCTTAAACAGGATAACAACGATCGCAATGACCACCAGCGCGGCTCCAAAAGCAATACCTAAGGATACAAATGCATCACTGGTATCATAAGCCGCTCGCACAACGCCAGCGACAAGCGCAATCGATCCCACTATACCCAGAATGCCGAAACTCGGGATAAACATCTCGAGAATCATCAAAATGAGTCCAATAGTGAATAGTACCCATGTCTCCGCTCCAGCAAAACCGGCAATGTAATTTCCTGAGAAATAAAGCACAAAGCACACGATACCAACAATACCAGGCACTCCGAACCCGGGTACAATCAATTCAATAATCACACCGGCTATTCCAAGGAACAGCAACACTGTCATGACGACAGGATTGGTAAGAAATGTGGATATGTTCTCTGCAGCTGTTCTCTGAACGGTGAACACATCATCCTGACTGTAACCAAGCCAGGCTGCAGCTTCCTCCGGCGTGTTGCTGATATGGTCCGCATAGCCCACTTTCAGCGCCTCTTCGGCCGAGAGAGCAATAATTTCACCTTTTCCCTTGGTTTTATTAATCTCAGGCATCTCTACGACCATGTTAACGTCCGCCATTCCGGCAGCAATTTTGCCGTCACGGCCACTTTTCTCAGCCGCTCCCTGCATTTTGCTCTTCCAGAATGCAACCAGCTTTGGATCATCGACATGTTTACCTGTACTGTCCACCATTGCTGCCGCACCAATCATGCTGCCTGGCGACATTACGATCTTATCCGCATTCAAAGCCAGATAACTTCCGGCAGAGGCAGCATCCCCACGGACAAATGCAACAGTTTCAACTGGACTTTCCTTAATTAGGGTCCCCAGTTCCTCTGCCGTGTCGACACGCCCTCCCGGCGTATTGATATCCAGAACGATCAGGCCAGCATTCATCTCTTCTGCTTCCTTAAAGCCACGTTCCATAAACTTGCCAAGCCCCTGCTCGATTGGTTTATCCACCGGAATGATATATACGGCGCCACTTTTCTCAGCTGCATGTGCTGACGGTGATCCAATCCAGACAGGAAGCAGCAGCGTCAGCAGCATCATGAGCAACAACGGCCCCGTAAGCTTCTTCCGGCGCTTTCCCTTCACAATAGTCCCCCCTTTATCATTAATGCTATACTGTCCAGCTTATGGTATTTATTACGTAGAATGCAACATTTCGTTTCAAAATCTTAAAATTATATTTGAATTCAGAAGCAATTGCAACATTATAAAACCATAATCATATATATTATCCATTTAAAAGCAATATTTGTGAATTATCTTAAACAAAAGTATGTCTCAGCATCATCCTTCAATTTTCTATCAGAAACCCTGATTACCGTATCAAACGATGTAAAAATTGATGCAAAACGGAAAAAACACCCCCTAACAAGTCAGGAGGTGTTTATTGATTTGCTTTATTGCAGAAATTGTTGAACTGCTTGATTTACCAGTTTGCCGTCCGCTTTGCCTTTGACTTTCGGCATAAGGGCAGACATGACTTTCCCCATCTCGGCTTTCGAAGAAGCACCGGTTTCCTGGATGGTCTGCTGTACAATAACTTTAATTTCTTCTTCGGTAAGCTGTGCGGGAAGGTACTGACTGAGTATTTCAATTTCCGCTTTTGCATTTGCCGCGAGGTCATCACGGCCCGCTTTGTCAAATTCTTGGAGGGCATCTTTGCGCTGTTTGATTTCACGACTCAGAATATCAAGCACTTCGTTATCATCCAAATCTCTTTTCAAATCTATTTCAAGATTCTTGATCGTCGAACGAATCAACCGAATGTTGGAGAGCTTGAACTTGTCCTTGCTCTTCATCGCTTGCTTCATATCTTCGTTCAATCGTTCGCTAAGATTCATGTAGTTAAAATCCTCCTAAAACTTTCTCTTACGAGCAGCCTCGGACTTTTTCTTGCGCTTTACGCTTGGCTTCTCATAATGCTTACGTTTCTTCACCTCAGCCAATACGCCATCTTTTGCGATGGAACGTTTAAAGCGACGAAGTGCAGCATCAATAGTCTCGTTTTTGCGAACTTTAGTTTCAGACACCAGTTTTCCCTCCCTCCGACCAGACCGTCCAAGAGCAATAACACGGTTCATCACCTTTCATTATAGGCGAAAGGTAATAAAGGTGTCAACCTTAACGTAATGATCATTTATTTTATGTGAACTTCAGCTCCATATTCATGCCTTTTATGCATGGATCAGCCCTGATCTAGTGTAACTTGGATCGTTTATTTGTGTGAGTCTGACAAACTTGTCAACACGCCAAGTCGGGTCCCACCAAGCAAATGATAATGCAAATGATGGACCGTTTGTTCTCCATCTTTGCCACAGTTATTAATCAGTCGATACCCTGTTTCTTCCACTCCAAGACGCTTGGCCGCTTCCTGCGCAGCCAAATGAATCTCACCGATCAACGGTAAGTCTTCTGTCGTTACTTCATTCATGGAAGCAATATGTTTCTTGGGAATAACGAGCACATGGGTCGGTGCAGCGGGCTGGATGTCATGAAAGACGATGACATGGTCGTTCTCCAGTACCTTATTGGAGGGAATGCTGCCCTCAACAATTTTGCAAAATAAGCAATCCATTGTTCATACCCTCCTTTGAATTAAAAATTATGTATACCCTACTATCATACCGGAACTGAAAACTCACGTCCAATTCAACCTGTTCAATTCAAAAATAAAAGTAAAAAAACCTCTCACATCTCAGTGTACTGCAAAGTGTGCACCCAAGATGTGAAAGGTTGATTTTCTTTGGTAACAGTTACTGTTTTCACTGTTCTATTAATAATAAGGTAATAACGTTAAGGCCGTAAGGCCAATTAGAGGAAGGACCAGCCTGTTGAACCGTCTGCGACCGTAACCAAAATAAGGGAAAGGATAACCGAAGCCAGGAAAGAACGCCCGCTCATGCGCAGGATAAGTAACTGGCATCATATTGGGACCCCAGTTTGCTTGATTAACCATGGGTTCATTCCCCACAGGAACAGCCAAATAAATCATATCATCATCCACATGTTCCACAATACCATCATATTGGAACCCGTCATGCATCTGTATACATACGTAGCGATGCATATGTTCCTTACACAGTTTCTTCGCTTCTACCTTTTCCACCTTCAATCGCCTCCCGGAACTTTTCTTCTCTTCATCACCCTTTCATGGTATTCAGATCTGGGCGAAATGACACTGTGAATGGCAAGAGTTTCAAGATAAAGTACCTACCGAGTGATATCAGTATAGAAGTGAAATAAATAAAATAAAAAAAGAAGTACCCCGTTGCAGCTCCATGTGGAAGAGTGCTGGTCGCGGACGTCTATCCAGGAAGATTCCTGATCAGACGTCCGCCGGGGTACTTAACATAAAGTTTGTCGGCTTAACTGTAGTATAACAACAGGATGAACCTGTATCTGTGAGCTATCTCACTCAACTGACTCAGCGGGCATTTAAATGAGATTCAATCGAACAACCTCAATTAACTCGCAGTTTTCCCCATAAAATCCTCATATGGCTGGTTCCGGTTCCTAGGGGAATCTTGATTCGCACTCATTCTATCGTATGTGTTCTGTGTTCAAGTCCCTATAATGTTTCCAATACTACGCGGGAGCCAGCTCCGACTTCACCTGCTGGAATCACCACAAGTTTGCGTGGTAAGCGTGCCCGCAGCTCCGGAACGTGGCTGATAATACCAACGGCAAGACGATCATCATGCAGTTTCTCTAAGGATGTAATGACGGTATCCAGCAGTTCAGGGTCCAATGTGCCAAACCCCTCATCCAGGAAAAAGAATTGCAGCGGGTACTGGCCGCGCAGCTGAATTTGGGCAGATA includes:
- the yqfC gene encoding sporulation protein YqfC gives rise to the protein MTRISRKLRRWTSEVLDLPQDVLYDMPRLTLIGTKQLYIENHRGVIHFTPDRIVLALSQGQLEIKGTDLMIRNILPDEVAVEGTILDIHMNGAEGNG
- the floA gene encoding flotillin-like protein FloA (flotillin-like protein involved in membrane lipid rafts), which gives rise to MEPTLITVLLVAVVAIIVLSVFFSFFPVMLWISAIASGVRIGIITLVAMRLRRVTPSRIVNPLIKATKAGLGLNINQLESHFLAGGNVDRVVNALIAAQRANIPLEFERAAAIDLAGRDVLQAVQMSVNPRVIETPIVSAVAKDGIEVKVRARVTVRANIDRLVGGAGEETIIARVGEGIVSTNGSSNSHKDVLENPDLISRTVLSKGLDAGTAFEILSIDIADVDVGKNIGAFLQTEQAEADKRIAQAKAEERRAMAVAQEQEMKARVVEMRARVVESESQVPLAMSEALRSGKIGVMDYMNLKNIEADTQMRNTLGKPGEGSNSNDQGDSKNGR
- a CDS encoding NfeD family protein, which translates into the protein MMLLTLLLPVWIGSPSAHAAEKSGAVYIIPVDKPIEQGLGKFMERGFKEAEEMNAGLIVLDINTPGGRVDTAEELGTLIKESPVETVAFVRGDAASAGSYLALNADKIVMSPGSMIGAAAMVDSTGKHVDDPKLVAFWKSKMQGAAEKSGRDGKIAAGMADVNMVVEMPEINKTKGKGEIIALSAEEALKVGYADHISNTPEEAAAWLGYSQDDVFTVQRTAAENISTFLTNPVVMTVLLFLGIAGVIIELIVPGFGVPGIVGIVCFVLYFSGNYIAGFAGAETWVLFTIGLILMILEMFIPSFGILGIVGSIALVAGVVRAAYDTSDAFVSLGIAFGAALVVIAIVVILFKDRGIWNRFILSDRLSTDRGYSSATERKELIGLEGISLTPLRPSGTAMFNGERVDVVSDGDFIPIDTPIIVIKAEGTRIVVQQALPV
- a CDS encoding GatB/YqeY domain-containing protein → MNLSERLNEDMKQAMKSKDKFKLSNIRLIRSTIKNLEIDLKRDLDDNEVLDILSREIKQRKDALQEFDKAGRDDLAANAKAEIEILSQYLPAQLTEEEIKVIVQQTIQETGASSKAEMGKVMSALMPKVKGKADGKLVNQAVQQFLQ
- the rpsU gene encoding 30S ribosomal protein S21 is translated as MSETKVRKNETIDAALRRFKRSIAKDGVLAEVKKRKHYEKPSVKRKKKSEAARKRKF
- a CDS encoding histidine triad nucleotide-binding protein; this encodes MDCLFCKIVEGSIPSNKVLENDHVIVFHDIQPAAPTHVLVIPKKHIASMNEVTTEDLPLIGEIHLAAQEAAKRLGVEETGYRLINNCGKDGEQTVHHLHYHLLGGTRLGVLTSLSDSHK